A region of the Gemmatimonadota bacterium genome:
GGTTGCTGCGATTCCGTATCCGCATGGCGATATTTCCGGGGCGCGGCACTATTTTAATCATTTGTTGTTTAATACGGATGGGTCGCGGTTCATTTTTTTGCACCGTTGGCGATTTGGCGAGGGAGGCTTTGATACGCGGATGATGACGGCAAGTGCCGATGGGTCAAATTTGCATGTGGTTGATGATTACGGCAAGATGTCGCATTTTATCTGGCGCGATGCAGAGACGATTCTCGGGTGGGCATATCACCCGTCGCACGGGAATAAGTTTTATCTCTATCGGGATCTGACCGATGTGGAGCCAGAGGTGATTGGCGATGGGGTTATGACGGTTAATGGTCACTGTACGTATTTGCCGGGGAATGAGTGGATTCTCAACGATACGTATCCGTCACAGGGGCATCGGAATCAAGTTCCGTATCTTTATCACGTTGCGACTGGCAAGCGCGTCGATCTGGGTGTTTTCCCGTCGCCGGAGCCTTATACGGGCGAGTGGCGCTGTGATTTGCATCCGCGCTTTAGTCCCGATGGGCAGTTTGTGGTGATTGATTCGCCTCATATGGGCAATGGACGGCAGATGTATCGGATTGAGGTTGGGGATATTGTGTAATAAAGGAGATATGAGATGGCTATAGCTGAAGCACCTGCGGTACTGACGGAAGAGGAGATGCTGCGTTTTCGCACGCGGGGATATCTCGGTCCGTATTCGCTGTGTTCTGAGGCGGAGATGGCGGATCTTCGACCGGCGATTGAAGAGGTGCTGGAGACAGATCCGCCGAATGGTAAGAATCGCATTCACAACCGGCATCTGGATAGTCGGGTGGTTTACGATTTGTCAACGCATCCCGAGATTCTCAATCGGATGGTGGCTCTGTACGGGGCGGATTTGTTGTTGTGGCGCACGAATTTTTTTATCAAGTACAAGGGTACGAAGGCGATTCCCTGGCATCAGGATTTCAATTATTGGCCGCTCGAGCCGCCGATTATTGTTTCGGCGTGGATTGCGGTAGATGCTTCGACTAAGGAGAATGGGAATTTGCAGCTTATTCCCGGGTCACATCGCAAAATTATTCCCCATGTTAAAGCCACGCCCGATGTGCAGTTTCAGGAGATGGCCGATGCGGGGTATTACGATCCGGAGCAACTGGTCGATCTCGAGATGCAGCCCGGTGAGTTTATTTTGTTTAATGAGCGTACGTTGCATCATTCGAAAGCCAATTTCTCGGATTTGCGTCGCATTGGTCTGGCTGTGCGCGCGATTCCTCCGATTGTGCATGTTCTCAGGTACGATTCCGAAGATCACACGCTTCCGGTTATTCACGGCGAGGATACGATGGGGTTTAATCGCGTTACACAACCGCCGTTATAATGAGGAACCAATTGTATGAAGATTACTAATATTGAGACATTTATTGTGGATGCGGGTTGGCGCCCGTGGATATTTGTTCGGGTGGATACCGATGAGGGTATTAGCGGCTGGGGGGAGTGTAGCGATGGCCGCAGTCCGTATGGGGTTACGGGGACGGTGCGCGATTTGACGCCTTTGCTCATCGGCAAGGATCCGCGCGCTTATGAGATGCGTTTTTGGGATATGTTGCGGGGGACGCGGCAAAGTCCGGGGGGTATTGCGGCAAAGGCGATTGCGGGTGTTGAGCTCGCGCTTATTGATATTAAGGCGCGTGCGCTCGGTATTTCTGTTGTGGAGCTTTTTGGAGGTCCAACGCGCGAGCAGGTTCGCGTTTATTGGTCGCATTGCGGTACTTCGCGTGCTCGCAATAGCGATTTGCTCAATACGCCACCGCTTCGCACGATGGACGATATTGCCGCGCTGGGACGGGAGGTTGTGGAAAGGGGATACACGGCGTTGAAGACGAATATCGTGGTACCGGGGAATCCTGCCAGTGTGTATTTTGGGGGTTTTGGCGGCGAACCAGGGACGACGGATGGCGTGGTTTCGCGGCAGATTCTCCGGCATATTGAGACGCTTATTGGTACGTTTCGAGATGCTGTGGGTCCGGATGTCGATATTAATCTGGATCTGAATTTTAATTTCAAACCCGAGTCGTGTATGCGCATTGCCCAGGTGCTGGAACAATTTGATTTGCTGTGGCTGGAGATCGATATGTACGAGCCTGATGCGATTCGGCAGATTAAGGATGCGACGAGTACTAAAATTTGTACGGGTGAAAATTTGTTTTATATGCGCGAGTTTATTCCTTATTTCCAGGCGCGGTCTGCGGATGTGTTTATGATCGATGTGCCGTGGAATGGGTTTGCCCAGTCGAAGAAGGTAGGGGATTTGGCCGAGGCGTATCAATTCAATGTTGCGCCGCACAATTATTACAGCCATCTTTCGACATGTATCAGTGCGAGTCTGTGCGCGGTTTTGCCGAATGTGCGTATTATGGAGATCGATGTTGACGATGTGCCCTGGCGAGAGGATATGGTGACGAATGTGCCGCATATTGAGAATGGATATTTGACGATTCCCTCAGGTCCGGGATGGGGTATTGAGATGGTTGAAGAGGTGCTCAAAGCACATCCCTGGGATAAGGGAAATGCGAATTGGTAGGAGGACAATATGAATAATCAACAACACTTGTTTGAACTCGATGTGTATGGCTTTACGGTTGTTGAAGATGTTTTGACGACTGAGGAAGCTGGTGAGATGCGCGAGGCGCTTATGCGCTGTGAGAAGGAATTTGGCACGGAGGCCAGAAATCGGGGAACCGCTCGGCATGTCGCCAATTTGCCGGTGATGGATCGCGTTTTTCACAAGACTATTGATCATCCGCGGATTCTGCCGTTACTCGAGCACTATCTCGAGAGGTCGCTTATTCTGGGGAGTCTCAATGCCCGCATTGTGCGCCCGGGGGACCCGGACCAGGGTTTGCACAGTGATATTCCGCTGGAGATGCTGAATTTTAGTTCGCCAGTTATGATGAATACGATCTGGATGCTGGATGATTTTTCGCCGGTAAATGGCGGTACGCGCGTGGTGCCGGGTTCGCATAAGAGTGGGTTGGTTGTCCCGCCAGAGGATGTGTCTGTCAAGCATATCGCGCAGCCCGAGGGATCTGCGGGTAGTGTTATTGTTATTAACGGTCAAATATGGCATGCGGGCGGCGCGAATACGGGGACGACGAATCGCCATGCGCTGTTCGGTCATTATCGCAAACGGATGTGTATGTTCCAGGTGGATCCCCACGATGGTTTTCCGCCCGAGTGGTTTGACGGGCTTACGGAGAGACAAAGGCAATTGATGCGGATGAGCAAGGGGCTTAGATCAGCCCACGCAGCGGATGCGCATTTCAGGTAGTTGGAAACAGGAGATCAATATGCTCGTTGGTATATCCCCATTGTTCAGTCCCGAGTTGTTGGCTACGATTTATCGCATGGGACACGGAGATGAGATTGTTCTGGCAGATGCGCATTTTCCCGGGCATTCGGTGAATGCCAATACGCTGCGGGCAGATGGTCTGGGGGTTGCGGCGTTGCTCGAGGCGATTTTGCCCCTGTTTGTGCTGGATACGTATGTGGATAGTCCGGTTTTTATGATGGATGCGGTGCCGGGCGATGCGCTCGATCCCGCGGTTGAGGCGTCTTACCGGGCTGTTATTGACAGGGTATGGCCAGATACGCCCCCTATTGCGCGCGTTGAGCGTTTTGCGTTTTACGAACAGGCGAGAGATGCTTTTGCGGTTGTTATGACTGGGGAGACGGCAAAATACGGCAATGTTATTTTGAAGAAGGGTGTGACGCCGGTGTAGGATGACCTGTCCAAAAGGACAGGTTGTTTTTGTCCCTGGGGACGGTGTTTTGGGATTTTGGATGGCGTATTTTTGGGGTGAGATTAGTTCATTCCAATCAAAAGGAGGCATACCATGGCTGTGACGACACTTGATTATGTGCCCTGTGCGCGTGTGGAAGATATTCCCGAGGGTGGGATTATGGCTGTGAATGTGGAGGGCCATGCGATTGCGCTGGCAAAGTCGGACGGCGAGATCCGGGCGGTGGATAACCGGTGCCCGCATATGGGGTATCCGCTGAGTGAGGGGTCGATTCACAATGGGTTGATTATTTGCCACTGGCATCACGCGCGGTTTGATCTGGTCAGCGGGTGTACGTTTGATCCGTTTGCCGATGATGTTCGGAGTTATCCGGTGGATGTGCAGGATGGTGAGATTTATGTGAATGTGCATGCGACGCATCCCGATCCGGTGGGTCATTGGAAGCGGCGGTTGAGCGAGAGTTTGGAGCAGAATATCAATCTGGTGATTGCCAAGTCGGTGATCGCGCTTCGGGGCCAGCGGGTCGATGGCGATGATATAGCAGAGATTGGCGCGCGGTATGGTGCGCTGAGGCGGCGTCAGGGGTGGGGTCCGGGGTTGACGATTTTGACGTGTATGGCCAATGTGGTGCCGAAGCTGGCACCCGAGGATCAGGTTCTGGCGCTGTATCAGGGGTTGTTGCATGTGGCGAGCGAGACGAGTAATGCAGCGCCACGGATTGTTTTTACGCCTCTGGAGACGGAGGAGTTGACGCTGGCGCGGATTAAGGAGTGGTTCCGCTATCTGATTGAGGTGCGAAATGCCGATGGTGCGGAACGCGCTTTGTTGACGGCGATCCAGATGGGGGCAACGCCTTCGGAGATGTGCGATATGCTGGTGACGGCAGCGACGGATCACTTTTATCGCGATGGCGGGCATGTGCTGGATTTTATCAATAAGGGTTTTGAGGTGCTCGAGCGCATTGGTTGGGACAAGGCCGATGAGATTTTGCCGTCGCTGGTGGGGGTGCTTTCGGGTTCACAGCGGAGTGAGGAGTTGAACCGGTGGCGCAGTCCCGTTGATCTGGTGGCGTTGTTACGCGACGCGTTTGATGAGCTTGAGGATCTGGTTCGCGAGGGTGAGGGGAAGACGTGGGATGATGCGGATGCTTTGACGGAGGTTTTGTCAGGTGATGATCCGCACGCGATTGTGGATGGGTTGAAGGCGGCATTTGCCGGTGGGGCGACGCTGACGCAGTTGACACAGACGCTGACTTATGCAGCGGCTTTGCGGATTGCGCGGTTTCACATTAAGAATGAGTTTGCCGATTGGATCGCTGTGCTGCATACGCATTCGGCGGCCAATGCGCTGCATCAATGTGCAAAGCGCGCGCCGTCCCTGGATCTGGCGCGGGGGATTTTCCACGGTGCGATGGCGCTGTATTTTGATCGGTGGTTTAATAAGCCGGCAGCCCGTTTGCCCCAGGATCAGCGCGCGACCCAGCAGTTGCCGGAGGATGCGGATGAGTTGCTAGATTCTTTTGTGGATTTGCTCGATACTCAGGCTCAGGTGGATGAGGCGGGGCGAATTGCGTATCGGTATTTGTCGCTGGGTCATCCGCGCGGTGCTTTGTGCGAGCGGTTGGGCCATGTGTTGCTGCGAGAAGATGCCGAGTTTCATTCGTTTCAGATGCTGGAGTCGGCGTTTAGCCAGGCAGAGGAGCTTGATGAGGAACGCGCACGGATTACGCTGGTGGGTGCGGCGCGGTATCTGGCAGCGCATGCACCAACGGCGCGTGCGTTGGGACAGACGGCGAATTTGGCACTTCGACTGCACAGGGGAGAGGATCTTTCGGCTGAGGATCCGGATGAGGAGGTTTGAAGTAGGGGCGGGTCTCGTGCCCGCCCGTGGCGGGATAGATGATTCCAGATCACACAGATGGGTATTTCAAAAGCCTGTACCAGCAGTGGTGCAGGCTTTTTTTATGTCCTCGGTTTCCATTTTCCCTGTACGCGATAGGCTTCATCAGGATCCGGCCACGGGGGCATGGTGATGGCGATGGCGCACAGGGGTTCGCTGTTGTGGGCGCGGAATTGGAAGTGGGTGCCTTGCGGTATGGTGAGGGTTACGCCGGGGGCGAGGGAGGCGATTTCTTCGCGGTTGCCCTGTTTGCGCCACATTTCGCCCTGTCCGCTGATGATGTACCAGATTTCTTCGACGGTGCGGTGGGCGACGGCGATGGATATTTTTCCCGGGGGGAGTTCAAAGTGGGCCATGCCGCCATTTTTGAGTTCGAGGAGTATGCGGACATCGGATCCATCGGGTGCGGTGACGTCGGATTTTTGGGGCAGGTGTTTTGTAGCAAATTCGATCATAGGTGGTCTCCTGAAAGCGGAATGGTGTACAACTGGTTCAGGCCAGTTCATCAATGTAGGGGCGGTGCCCCTGTGCCCGCCCGTTGGGTGGTTGGGTGGGGTTCGTTGATTCGTTCTCTTCAATGGTTTTCCGAAGCAGGACTCTTCCGCGGTACAGCCAGGTTTTTACTGTGCCTATGGGTACTTGCATTGCTTTTTCGATTTCGGCATAAGAATAGTCCTCGATATAACGCAGGCGCATGGCTTCGCGATATTGTTGTGGCAGTGTTTGTATGCTCCTGCGGACCAGGTGTTGGCATTCTCGCGCGTGCAGGGTGGTTTCCGGGTCTTGTGTGCAGGATGGGGCGATTTTTTGCATGCCTTCTGGCGTGTGAAAATAGGTTGCCCATTTGCGCCGAACAGATTGCGTTTCGCAGT
Encoded here:
- a CDS encoding mandelate racemase/muconate lactonizing enzyme family protein is translated as MKITNIETFIVDAGWRPWIFVRVDTDEGISGWGECSDGRSPYGVTGTVRDLTPLLIGKDPRAYEMRFWDMLRGTRQSPGGIAAKAIAGVELALIDIKARALGISVVELFGGPTREQVRVYWSHCGTSRARNSDLLNTPPLRTMDDIAALGREVVERGYTALKTNIVVPGNPASVYFGGFGGEPGTTDGVVSRQILRHIETLIGTFRDAVGPDVDINLDLNFNFKPESCMRIAQVLEQFDLLWLEIDMYEPDAIRQIKDATSTKICTGENLFYMREFIPYFQARSADVFMIDVPWNGFAQSKKVGDLAEAYQFNVAPHNYYSHLSTCISASLCAVLPNVRIMEIDVDDVPWREDMVTNVPHIENGYLTIPSGPGWGIEMVEEVLKAHPWDKGNANW
- a CDS encoding phytanoyl-CoA dioxygenase family protein, whose product is MNNQQHLFELDVYGFTVVEDVLTTEEAGEMREALMRCEKEFGTEARNRGTARHVANLPVMDRVFHKTIDHPRILPLLEHYLERSLILGSLNARIVRPGDPDQGLHSDIPLEMLNFSSPVMMNTIWMLDDFSPVNGGTRVVPGSHKSGLVVPPEDVSVKHIAQPEGSAGSVIVINGQIWHAGGANTGTTNRHALFGHYRKRMCMFQVDPHDGFPPEWFDGLTERQRQLMRMSKGLRSAHAADAHFR
- the fucU gene encoding L-fucose mutarotase translates to MLVGISPLFSPELLATIYRMGHGDEIVLADAHFPGHSVNANTLRADGLGVAALLEAILPLFVLDTYVDSPVFMMDAVPGDALDPAVEASYRAVIDRVWPDTPPIARVERFAFYEQARDAFAVVMTGETAKYGNVILKKGVTPV
- a CDS encoding Rieske (2Fe-2S) protein; translated protein: MAVTTLDYVPCARVEDIPEGGIMAVNVEGHAIALAKSDGEIRAVDNRCPHMGYPLSEGSIHNGLIICHWHHARFDLVSGCTFDPFADDVRSYPVDVQDGEIYVNVHATHPDPVGHWKRRLSESLEQNINLVIAKSVIALRGQRVDGDDIAEIGARYGALRRRQGWGPGLTILTCMANVVPKLAPEDQVLALYQGLLHVASETSNAAPRIVFTPLETEELTLARIKEWFRYLIEVRNADGAERALLTAIQMGATPSEMCDMLVTAATDHFYRDGGHVLDFINKGFEVLERIGWDKADEILPSLVGVLSGSQRSEELNRWRSPVDLVALLRDAFDELEDLVREGEGKTWDDADALTEVLSGDDPHAIVDGLKAAFAGGATLTQLTQTLTYAAALRIARFHIKNEFADWIAVLHTHSAANALHQCAKRAPSLDLARGIFHGAMALYFDRWFNKPAARLPQDQRATQQLPEDADELLDSFVDLLDTQAQVDEAGRIAYRYLSLGHPRGALCERLGHVLLREDAEFHSFQMLESAFSQAEELDEERARITLVGAARYLAAHAPTARALGQTANLALRLHRGEDLSAEDPDEEV
- a CDS encoding cupin domain-containing protein, which codes for MIEFATKHLPQKSDVTAPDGSDVRILLELKNGGMAHFELPPGKISIAVAHRTVEEIWYIISGQGEMWRKQGNREEIASLAPGVTLTIPQGTHFQFRAHNSEPLCAIAITMPPWPDPDEAYRVQGKWKPRT